A portion of the Cryptomeria japonica chromosome 5, Sugi_1.0, whole genome shotgun sequence genome contains these proteins:
- the LOC131035244 gene encoding metallothionein-like protein 2A — protein MSCCGGKCGCGDNCSCGDGCSGCKMYPEIVESHKETKATTSEMGKVEEVSVAAEGGDAPSGCKCSPCNCDPCNC, from the exons ATGTCTTGCTGTGGTGGAAAGTGTGGGTGTGGAGATAACTGTAGCTGTGGCGATGGATGTTCTGG GTGCAAGATGTACCCAGAGATAGTCGAGTCACATAAGGAGACTAAGGCAACGACTTCTGAAATGGG AAAAGTAGAGGAAGTAAGTGTTGCAGCTGAAGGGGGAGATGCTCCAAGTGGGTGCAAGTGCAGCCCCTGCAACTGCGATCCCTGCAACTGCTAA